The Eriocheir sinensis breed Jianghai 21 chromosome 54, ASM2467909v1, whole genome shotgun sequence genome includes a region encoding these proteins:
- the LOC126983540 gene encoding uncharacterized protein LOC126983540, with product MRSVLVVVAVAVVGGASGRPQGGGHGGGHGGGGYGNQPEGYFQYVNVPAHKEYEFGWNRGNPHHYISRFEQAKDHRFRTRVKWADTHEGYGEHYWEYNHAPKYKEHDTYKEPEPYHAPEPVYHPEPSYGPPKAHGYPSENIPIAVDPKEVQPFSRDDAF from the exons atgcggAGTGTCTTGGTG GTGGttgcagtggcggtggtgggcgGGGCGAGTGGGCGGCCGCAGGGTGGGGGGCATGGAGGGGGTCATGGAGGGGGTGGGTACGGCAATCAGCCCGAGGGGTATTTCCAGTACGTGAACGTCCCGGCCCACAAGGAGTACGAGTTTGGCTGGAACAGGGGCAACCCGCACCACTACATCTCCCGCTTCGAGCAGGCCAAGGACCACCGCTTCAGGACCAGG GTGAAGTGGGCTGACACGCACGAGGGTTACGGTGAGCATTACTGGGAGTACAACCACGCCCCCAAGTACAAGGAGCACGATACCTACAAGGAGCCTGAGCCCTACCACGCCCCGGAGCCCGTCTACCACCCCGAGCCTTCCTACGGTCCCCCCAAAGCCCATGGTTACCCCTCCGAGAACATCCCTATAGCGGTCGATCCCAAGGAGGTGCAACCGTTCTCAAGGGATGATGCGTTCTAG